One genomic window of Chitinophagaceae bacterium includes the following:
- a CDS encoding ABC transporter ATP-binding protein, whose amino-acid sequence MLQVVNLQTFFTANGQKSFALNNVSFDLHHGETVGIVGESGSGKSITALSLMRLLPPAGKITNGSVFFSKTHGAPVDLLSIPDKEMRQYRGREIAMIFQEPMTSLNPVFTCGNQIMEAISLHLKLRAADAKERTLSMLNRVQLQDPNRVFHAYPHQISGGEKQRVMIAMAMSCNPRILIADEPTTSLDVTVQSRILKLMDSLRRENEMSMLFISHDLGVVAEVADRILVMYKGKIVEQGTVEEIFLNPQHPYTKGLLACRPPVGKKLHRLPTIFDFMSEDDEGLLTARSQEAAVLSAENVISPNEISIRLERLQQREPILSVKDLKVYFPDKKNIFGSAQSFVKAVDGVSFNVYPGETLGLVGESGCGKTTLGRCVLQLVKPISGSVIFEGKELTTLSDDEMRSVRKSLQIIFQDPYSSLNPRLTAGAAILEPMKVHELYSDEAERREKVFDLLQKVNLSSDAYNRFPHEFSGGQRQRICIARALALHPKFIVCDECVSALDVSVQAQVLNLLLQLQEEFQFTYIFISHDLSVVKFMSDRMLVMNNGKIEESGNVDDVYHHPSSEYTKKLINAVPKGIKN is encoded by the coding sequence ATTTTACAAGTCGTCAACCTTCAGACTTTTTTCACGGCAAACGGACAAAAATCTTTTGCGTTGAATAACGTCAGCTTTGACCTTCATCATGGTGAAACTGTCGGGATCGTCGGAGAGTCAGGATCGGGCAAATCCATCACTGCATTATCGTTGATGAGGTTGCTTCCTCCTGCGGGAAAAATTACGAACGGATCGGTTTTTTTTTCAAAAACTCATGGAGCGCCTGTTGACCTGCTTTCTATTCCTGATAAGGAAATGCGACAATACCGTGGCCGTGAAATCGCCATGATTTTCCAGGAACCAATGACTTCTCTCAATCCTGTATTTACTTGCGGTAATCAAATAATGGAAGCCATCTCGTTACATCTTAAATTGCGAGCCGCGGATGCAAAGGAGCGAACACTTTCAATGCTGAACAGAGTTCAACTGCAGGATCCGAATCGGGTCTTCCATGCGTATCCGCATCAAATTTCCGGTGGAGAAAAGCAACGTGTAATGATTGCAATGGCTATGAGCTGCAATCCGCGTATCCTCATTGCTGATGAACCGACCACCTCCCTTGATGTAACAGTACAGTCGCGCATATTGAAATTGATGGACAGTTTGCGGAGAGAAAATGAAATGAGCATGCTCTTTATCAGCCACGATTTAGGCGTAGTAGCGGAAGTGGCGGATCGCATACTTGTAATGTATAAAGGAAAAATTGTGGAACAGGGAACAGTGGAAGAAATATTTTTGAATCCACAGCATCCATATACAAAAGGATTATTGGCATGCCGTCCGCCGGTAGGGAAAAAATTGCACAGACTTCCCACTATTTTTGATTTCATGAGCGAAGATGATGAGGGCCTGTTGACAGCACGATCTCAGGAGGCTGCAGTACTTTCAGCTGAAAATGTGATTTCACCAAATGAAATTTCGATCCGGCTTGAGCGATTGCAACAACGCGAACCCATACTTTCAGTAAAAGATTTGAAAGTGTATTTTCCTGATAAGAAAAACATTTTCGGTTCAGCCCAATCATTTGTGAAAGCAGTGGATGGTGTTTCATTTAATGTGTATCCGGGAGAAACACTTGGTTTGGTAGGAGAGTCCGGCTGCGGAAAAACCACTTTAGGAAGATGTGTTTTGCAGTTGGTAAAACCGATTTCCGGATCTGTGATCTTTGAGGGAAAGGAATTGACCACACTTTCGGACGACGAGATGAGAAGCGTTCGCAAATCACTCCAGATTATTTTCCAGGATCCTTACTCGTCACTCAATCCGCGGCTGACTGCAGGCGCTGCAATCCTGGAACCGATGAAAGTTCATGAACTTTATTCAGACGAAGCTGAACGCCGCGAAAAAGTATTCGATCTGCTTCAGAAAGTAAATTTGTCTTCAGATGCCTACAATCGTTTTCCCCATGAATTTTCGGGTGGACAACGACAGCGGATTTGCATCGCGCGTGCTCTGGCATTACATCCAAAATTTATTGTTTGTGATGAATGTGTTTCAGCGCTGGATGTCTCTGTGCAGGCGCAGGTATTGAATCTGCTGCTTCAGCTTCAGGAAGAATTTCAATTCACTTACATTTTTATTTCGCACGATCTTTCCGTTGTAAAATTTATGAGCGACCGAATGCTGGTAATGAATAATGGAAAGATTGAAGAATCAGGCAATGTTGATGACGTCTACCATCACCCATCTTCTGAGTACACAAAGAAGTTGATAAACGCCGTTCCTAAAGGAATTAAGAATTAA
- a CDS encoding SDR family oxidoreductase, whose amino-acid sequence MYNEPMLKEGALKDKVIVITGGGTGLGKSIGLYCSQLGAQLILTSRKLDVLQQTATEMEKETGNKVLAIACDVRKYEDVESMLKQSLDYYGRVDTLLNNAAGNFVMPTERLSHKAFDVVVDIVLKGTYNCSLALGKYWIEKKLPGNILNIVTTYAFTGSGYVAPSAAAKGGVLALTRSLAAEWGRKKIRCNAIAPGPFPTEGAWSRLFPPVVQQYVDPMKRLPIGRYGEHQELANLAAYLISDYSAYVNGEVVVIDGGEWLHGAGQFTGLENIPDELWDMWEKMRVKKSSE is encoded by the coding sequence ATGTATAATGAACCCATGCTCAAAGAAGGTGCCCTCAAAGACAAAGTGATTGTAATTACCGGTGGCGGAACAGGATTAGGAAAGTCAATTGGACTTTATTGCTCCCAATTAGGTGCGCAGCTGATACTCACTTCAAGAAAACTGGATGTGTTGCAACAAACAGCAACAGAAATGGAAAAGGAAACCGGTAATAAGGTATTGGCCATCGCCTGTGATGTTCGTAAATATGAAGATGTTGAATCGATGTTGAAACAGTCACTGGATTATTATGGAAGAGTGGACACCTTGTTAAATAACGCTGCCGGAAATTTTGTGATGCCAACGGAACGGCTTTCTCACAAAGCCTTTGATGTGGTGGTTGATATTGTTTTAAAAGGAACTTACAATTGTTCACTTGCGCTCGGAAAATACTGGATTGAAAAAAAACTGCCCGGAAATATATTAAATATTGTTACCACTTATGCTTTCACAGGTTCGGGTTATGTTGCACCATCTGCTGCTGCGAAAGGCGGCGTGCTCGCTCTTACGCGTTCACTCGCTGCTGAATGGGGTCGTAAAAAAATCCGTTGCAATGCAATTGCTCCGGGCCCTTTTCCTACGGAAGGTGCGTGGAGCCGTTTGTTTCCACCTGTCGTGCAACAATATGTTGACCCAATGAAGCGATTACCAATTGGCCGTTACGGCGAGCACCAGGAACTTGCCAATCTTGCAGCCTACCTGATTTCAGACTATTCAGCATATGTGAATGGTGAAGTGGTAGTGATTGATGGCGGCGAATGGCTGCATGGCGCAGGTCAGTTTACAGGTTTGGAAAATATTCCGGATGAGTTGTGGGATATGTGGGAGAAAATGAGGGTGAAGAAGAGTAGTGAGTAG
- a CDS encoding ligase-associated DNA damage response exonuclease, which produces MSQLLQFTDKGIYCEAGDFYIDPHKPVNRAIITHAHSDHAYRGHQVYLAHRQSVPVMRQRLGADINVHSLEYNEKIIHNGVTVSLHPAGHIIGSSQVRVELNGEVWVASGDYKTEDDGISTPFEPVKCNTFISESTFGLPVYQWKAQQRIFDEIESWWKRNQERGMASVLLCYALGKAQRILCGIDLSTGPIYAHGAIENVNEVLRKNGSPVPEVKRITAENKREDFRNALILATAAVQNTSWLAKLKPYSIGFASGWMQIRGNKRRGAHDIGFALSDHADWNGLNNAVKATGAERVFVTHGYTYQFARWLREKGLDAQEVTTSYQGEVIVDDEVG; this is translated from the coding sequence ATGTCACAACTACTTCAATTTACTGACAAAGGTATCTATTGCGAGGCCGGAGATTTTTACATTGATCCCCATAAACCCGTGAATCGTGCAATTATCACACATGCACACAGTGATCATGCCTATCGTGGACATCAGGTTTATCTTGCGCATCGTCAATCTGTTCCCGTAATGCGTCAGCGGCTGGGAGCAGACATCAACGTTCATTCGTTGGAATACAATGAAAAAATAATTCATAACGGAGTTACTGTTTCATTGCATCCTGCCGGTCATATTATTGGTTCTTCACAAGTTCGGGTCGAATTGAATGGTGAAGTTTGGGTTGCTTCGGGTGATTATAAAACTGAAGATGATGGTATCTCAACACCTTTTGAACCTGTGAAGTGCAACACATTTATTTCAGAATCCACTTTTGGATTACCTGTTTATCAGTGGAAAGCACAACAAAGGATTTTTGATGAGATTGAAAGTTGGTGGAAGAGAAATCAGGAAAGAGGTATGGCAAGTGTTCTTCTTTGCTATGCATTGGGAAAGGCACAAAGGATTTTATGCGGTATCGATTTGAGTACAGGACCCATTTATGCGCATGGTGCTATTGAAAATGTGAATGAAGTGCTGCGCAAAAATGGTTCACCTGTTCCGGAAGTAAAAAGGATCACTGCAGAAAACAAAAGAGAAGATTTCCGTAATGCACTGATTCTGGCAACTGCGGCTGTGCAAAATACTTCGTGGTTGGCGAAATTGAAACCGTATTCTATTGGCTTTGCTTCGGGTTGGATGCAGATACGGGGTAACAAAAGAAGAGGCGCGCATGATATCGGTTTTGCTTTAAGTGATCATGCCGATTGGAATGGATTAAACAATGCGGTTAAGGCTACCGGCGCAGAACGTGTATTCGTAACACATGGATATACTTACCAGTTTGCACGTTGGCTGCGGGAAAAGGGACTTGATGCGCAGGAAGTGACTACCTCGTATCAAGGTGAAGTGATTGTTGATGATGAGGTTGGATAG
- a CDS encoding ATP-dependent DNA ligase yields MQLFSQLFADLDQTNSTNDKIQLLTKYFDVVSDADKLWTIALFTGRRPKREINSAKLRQWAAEGSGLPDWLLEESYSQVGDFSETVSLIVPQKRILSDVPLSEWMNGFLLLKKATEEQKKIFITEAWYQMDQQEKFVFNKLMSASFRVGVSKNNLIKAIALHTGLPESFLAHRLMGNWDPQKISFSELISFNAETEDISKPYPFCLAYALESPLAELGSPEQWQAEWKWDGIRGQLMQRKGNFFLWSRGEELVTDKFPELASIGKMLPAGTVLDGEILPYREGKPLGFQVLQTRIGRKNVSAKILKDAPVAFFAYDLLEWNGEDWRERKLQERRAQLEEVIESCGLKELLIASPVIDFSSWEELTEKRKSSREKISEGLMLKKKDTAYLVGRKKGAWWKWKLDPYTIDAVMIYAQTGSGIRSGLFTDYTFALWDNDKLVPFAKAYSGLTNEEIREVDRFVKQNTLERFGPVRTVKPELVFELAFEGIALSSRHKSGVAVRFPRIHRWRKDKKAAEADNLNTLKKLI; encoded by the coding sequence ATGCAACTCTTCTCACAACTCTTCGCAGACCTCGATCAAACCAACAGCACCAACGATAAAATTCAGTTGCTGACAAAATACTTTGACGTGGTAAGTGATGCAGATAAATTATGGACGATAGCATTGTTTACAGGAAGAAGACCTAAACGTGAAATCAACAGTGCCAAACTCAGACAATGGGCTGCTGAAGGTTCTGGTTTACCGGACTGGCTGCTGGAAGAATCATATAGCCAGGTTGGAGATTTTTCTGAGACTGTTTCTCTTATTGTTCCGCAGAAAAGAATTTTAAGCGATGTTCCATTGAGTGAATGGATGAATGGTTTTCTGCTATTAAAAAAAGCAACGGAAGAACAGAAGAAAATATTTATTACAGAAGCCTGGTACCAGATGGACCAGCAGGAAAAGTTTGTTTTTAACAAGCTGATGTCTGCTTCATTTCGTGTAGGTGTTTCAAAAAATAATCTGATCAAGGCGATTGCACTGCACACCGGATTGCCAGAATCATTTCTTGCACACCGCTTGATGGGCAACTGGGATCCGCAGAAAATTTCTTTCAGTGAGTTGATATCCTTCAATGCGGAAACGGAAGATATTTCCAAACCCTATCCTTTCTGTCTTGCTTATGCTTTGGAATCTCCGTTAGCAGAATTAGGATCACCAGAACAATGGCAGGCCGAATGGAAATGGGATGGCATTCGCGGACAGCTCATGCAGCGGAAAGGAAATTTTTTCCTGTGGTCAAGAGGAGAAGAACTGGTGACAGATAAATTTCCGGAGTTAGCATCCATCGGAAAAATGCTGCCGGCTGGAACTGTGTTAGATGGAGAGATTCTTCCTTATCGTGAAGGCAAACCGCTCGGATTCCAGGTATTACAAACACGCATTGGCAGAAAAAATGTTTCTGCTAAAATATTGAAAGACGCACCTGTGGCATTCTTCGCTTATGACCTGCTGGAATGGAACGGTGAAGACTGGCGGGAAAGAAAGTTGCAGGAGCGACGTGCTCAACTCGAAGAGGTTATTGAATCTTGCGGATTGAAAGAATTGCTGATCGCCTCACCTGTTATTGATTTTAGTTCCTGGGAAGAACTAACGGAAAAAAGAAAATCATCGCGCGAAAAAATAAGTGAAGGACTGATGCTGAAGAAAAAGGATACTGCTTATCTCGTTGGAAGAAAAAAGGGAGCGTGGTGGAAATGGAAACTGGATCCTTATACTATTGATGCTGTAATGATCTATGCGCAAACAGGTTCCGGTATTCGTTCGGGATTGTTTACCGATTACACTTTTGCTTTGTGGGATAATGATAAACTCGTTCCGTTTGCCAAAGCCTATTCAGGATTGACGAATGAAGAAATCCGTGAAGTGGATCGCTTCGTGAAGCAAAATACATTAGAACGATTTGGACCTGTCCGCACGGTAAAACCTGAATTGGTTTTTGAACTGGCATTTGAAGGTATTGCACTTTCATCGAGGCATAAATCCGGTGTTGCTGTTCGCTTCCCACGAATACACCGTTGGAGAAAGGATAAAAAAGCAGCCGAGGCTGATAATTTGAATACTCTTAAAAAACTTATTTAA
- a CDS encoding ligase-associated DNA damage response DEXH box helicase, with protein sequence MSSLPKIESWFEQKGWKPFPFQYEVWEKYAAGYSGLLNAPTGSGKTFALWMPALMEYMQNEKKPKGLQLLWITPLKALAKDIHLAVQEATKEMGVNWKVELRTGDVSAARKKKQLEKLPDALITTPESLHLLLTTGESEKLFSNLQVIVVDEWHELFGSKRGVLVELALSRIKSIRPGLKTWGISATIGNLAQSIEVLLGNDFKGNKCVVVADIRKKINIRSVLPDEIERFPWAGHLGTRLIPNILPIIEKSRSTLLFTNTRGQAEMWYQQLLNYSPDLAGTIAIHHGSLSKEVRAWVENALHNDRLKVVVCTSSLDLGVDFTPVETVIQVGSPKGVARFLQRAGRSGHQPDAESNIYFVPTHSLELIEGAALKEAIEKNILEDRIPYIKPIDVLVQYLVTLAVGDGFRQEEIFKEIKTTFAFADVTDDEWDWVLLFITTGGSSLEHYQEFSKVIEADGIFKVYDKKVALRHRLSIGTIVADASMFIRYLTGGNIGTIEEYFISRLNPGDVFWFAGKCLSLVQVRGNTAYVRKIKPTKGQIPSWQGGRMPLSSQLSAMIRKKIDEAKHHTEKEIEVKVLKPLLDLQEQRSLLPSLHEFLIEQLETDEGHHCFFFPFEGRLVHEGMAALFAYRIALIKPISFSIAMNDYGFELLSDAPIPLEEAIAQDLFSTENLLAYIEASVNATEMAMRRFREVARIAGLIFQGFPGRQEKERHLQSSTSLLFKVFSEYDPKNLLLRQCYQEVLDFQLEELRLRRALMRINSQSTMITHPEKPTPFAFPIMVDRMREKLTSEKLEERVRKMQLHFGEEVRNKPMRRKLAAQKKTKP encoded by the coding sequence ATGTCTTCCCTTCCCAAAATAGAATCCTGGTTCGAACAAAAAGGATGGAAACCATTTCCATTCCAGTATGAAGTATGGGAAAAATATGCTGCCGGTTATTCCGGTTTGCTGAACGCGCCAACAGGCAGTGGGAAAACATTCGCGCTCTGGATGCCGGCATTGATGGAGTATATGCAAAATGAAAAGAAGCCTAAAGGATTGCAATTGCTTTGGATCACACCATTGAAAGCGCTTGCAAAGGATATTCATCTGGCTGTGCAGGAAGCCACAAAAGAAATGGGAGTAAACTGGAAAGTGGAATTGCGGACAGGCGATGTGTCTGCCGCACGAAAAAAGAAGCAGCTTGAAAAATTGCCGGATGCATTAATAACTACACCGGAAAGTTTGCATCTCTTACTTACCACCGGTGAATCCGAAAAATTATTTTCAAACCTGCAGGTAATTGTAGTGGATGAATGGCATGAATTATTTGGATCGAAGCGTGGCGTGTTGGTGGAATTGGCCTTATCAAGAATTAAAAGTATCAGGCCCGGATTAAAAACCTGGGGTATCTCCGCAACCATCGGAAACCTTGCACAGTCAATTGAAGTTTTGCTCGGAAATGATTTCAAAGGAAACAAATGTGTAGTGGTTGCCGATATCCGCAAGAAGATCAACATCCGCTCGGTGCTTCCGGATGAGATAGAAAGATTTCCATGGGCCGGTCATTTAGGCACCCGATTGATTCCGAATATTCTTCCGATAATAGAAAAGAGCCGTTCTACTTTATTGTTCACCAACACACGAGGCCAGGCGGAAATGTGGTATCAGCAATTGTTGAACTATTCACCTGACCTTGCAGGAACGATTGCTATTCACCACGGATCACTGAGTAAGGAAGTGAGAGCGTGGGTGGAAAATGCGTTGCACAATGATAGGTTGAAGGTAGTGGTATGCACTTCCTCATTGGATCTCGGAGTTGATTTCACACCCGTTGAAACTGTGATACAGGTTGGAAGTCCGAAAGGAGTTGCGCGATTCCTGCAACGTGCAGGAAGAAGCGGCCATCAGCCGGATGCAGAAAGCAACATTTATTTTGTTCCAACCCATTCACTGGAGCTTATTGAAGGAGCTGCCTTAAAAGAGGCCATTGAAAAAAATATTTTGGAAGATAGAATTCCTTACATCAAGCCCATTGATGTATTGGTGCAATATTTAGTTACACTGGCAGTAGGTGATGGATTCCGGCAGGAAGAAATTTTTAAAGAAATAAAAACAACTTTTGCATTTGCTGATGTAACGGATGATGAATGGGATTGGGTTTTACTTTTCATTACTACAGGCGGTTCATCGCTTGAACATTACCAGGAGTTTTCAAAGGTGATAGAAGCAGATGGTATTTTTAAAGTGTATGATAAAAAAGTCGCGTTGCGTCATCGTCTGTCTATCGGTACCATAGTAGCTGATGCGAGCATGTTCATCAGGTATCTCACTGGTGGAAATATCGGAACGATAGAAGAGTATTTTATTTCGCGTTTGAATCCGGGTGATGTGTTTTGGTTTGCGGGAAAATGTTTGTCGCTGGTGCAGGTGCGTGGCAACACTGCTTATGTTCGTAAAATAAAACCAACGAAAGGACAAATTCCTTCGTGGCAGGGCGGGAGAATGCCATTGTCGTCACAGCTCTCTGCGATGATTCGTAAAAAAATTGACGAAGCAAAACATCATACTGAAAAGGAAATAGAAGTAAAAGTATTGAAGCCATTATTGGATTTGCAGGAACAACGTTCACTGTTGCCTTCTCTGCATGAGTTTTTGATTGAGCAATTGGAAACTGATGAAGGACATCACTGTTTCTTTTTTCCGTTTGAAGGAAGACTGGTGCATGAAGGAATGGCGGCTTTATTTGCCTATCGTATTGCACTCATCAAACCCATTTCATTTTCCATTGCTATGAATGATTATGGATTTGAATTGCTTTCTGATGCTCCGATTCCGTTGGAAGAAGCAATTGCGCAGGATTTATTTTCTACCGAAAATTTACTGGCCTACATCGAGGCAAGTGTGAACGCTACGGAAATGGCGATGCGTCGTTTTCGCGAGGTGGCACGTATTGCAGGATTGATCTTCCAGGGTTTTCCCGGCAGGCAGGAAAAGGAACGTCACCTGCAGTCCTCCACTTCTTTATTGTTTAAAGTTTTTTCAGAGTATGATCCTAAAAATTTATTGTTGCGGCAATGCTACCAGGAGGTATTGGATTTTCAATTAGAGGAGTTGCGGTTAAGAAGAGCATTGATGCGCATCAATTCACAAAGTACAATGATCACTCATCCGGAAAAACCAACGCCATTTGCATTTCCGATAATGGTGGATCGCATGCGCGAAAAACTTACCAGTGAGAAATTAGAGGAGCGTGTGAGAAAAATGCAACTGCATTTCGGAGAAGAGGTAAGGAATAAACCTATGCGCCGAAAGTTGGCAGCGCAAAAAAAAACTAAGCCATGA
- the pdeM gene encoding ligase-associated DNA damage response endonuclease PdeM, which yields MNPKDVTSHTVAGEELLLLPEKVIFWKRQHSLFVADLHLGKSGHFRKAGIPVSSLVHHDDLSRLSEVIHQWKVTTVYLLGDLFHSFHNNEWQHFIEWRMQYPEVTFHLIKGNHDILDDQLMVEGKIILHHESMVVAPFFLTHKPVDVFEKKYYQFYGHLHPAVRLSGKGMQSVIFPCFSFGKTSCVLPAFGGFTGHSVLQPAESDAVFIIYNNMVNQV from the coding sequence ATGAATCCGAAGGACGTAACATCTCATACTGTTGCAGGGGAAGAGCTGTTGTTGCTTCCTGAAAAAGTTATTTTCTGGAAACGGCAGCACAGTTTGTTTGTAGCTGATCTTCATTTGGGAAAAAGCGGGCATTTCAGAAAGGCAGGCATTCCGGTTTCATCACTGGTGCATCACGATGATTTAAGCAGGCTGTCGGAGGTGATTCATCAATGGAAAGTTACTACCGTTTATCTGCTCGGCGATTTGTTTCACAGCTTTCACAACAACGAGTGGCAGCATTTTATTGAATGGAGAATGCAATATCCTGAGGTTACCTTCCACCTGATTAAAGGCAATCATGATATACTTGATGATCAGTTAATGGTTGAAGGAAAAATAATCCTGCATCATGAATCAATGGTGGTTGCACCATTTTTTCTTACCCATAAACCAGTGGACGTGTTTGAAAAAAAATACTATCAGTTTTATGGGCATCTGCATCCGGCAGTACGTTTAAGCGGAAAAGGAATGCAGTCGGTCATATTTCCCTGTTTTAGTTTTGGTAAGACATCTTGTGTATTGCCTGCCTTTGGTGGCTTCACAGGTCATAGTGTGTTACAACCCGCTGAGTCAGATGCAGTATTTATCATTTATAATAACATGGTGAATCAGGTTTGA
- a CDS encoding response regulator transcription factor, with translation MNSPRILIADDHSIIRVGMKFILESQFTDYNLEEVENCKELSERLKDNTFTHLILDLQLQDCNVMNIFSGIREQYPGLQILIYTMSPEEIFGKRLLHMGANGFLSKQSSQGEIIKALHLFLLNRKFVSDKLQQQLRSESGEGKSGEHPFEDLSEREMAVFNNLMNGKGVKEIAGLLNLKATTVATYKARIFDKVGVNNMVELQNIAQFYHFNG, from the coding sequence ATGAATAGCCCGAGGATACTGATAGCTGATGACCATTCTATTATCCGGGTAGGTATGAAATTTATTCTGGAGTCGCAGTTCACCGATTACAATCTGGAGGAAGTGGAAAATTGCAAGGAGCTATCTGAGCGGTTAAAGGATAACACTTTCACCCATCTTATTCTCGACCTGCAATTACAGGATTGCAATGTGATGAATATATTTTCCGGCATCAGAGAACAGTATCCCGGTTTGCAGATCCTGATTTATACAATGAGCCCGGAGGAAATTTTCGGCAAGCGGCTGCTTCATATGGGTGCTAACGGATTCCTGAGTAAGCAAAGCAGTCAGGGTGAAATTATTAAAGCTCTTCACTTATTCTTATTGAACCGCAAATTTGTAAGCGATAAATTGCAACAGCAATTGCGGTCGGAGTCAGGCGAAGGCAAATCAGGTGAACATCCTTTTGAGGATCTCTCAGAGCGGGAAATGGCCGTATTCAATAATTTAATGAATGGCAAAGGAGTGAAAGAAATTGCCGGCCTGCTCAACCTTAAAGCAACAACCGTCGCGACTTATAAAGCGAGAATTTTTGACAAGGTGGGCGTAAACAATATGGTGGAGTTGCAGAATATTGCACAGTTCTATCACTTTAACGGATGA
- a CDS encoding sensor histidine kinase — protein sequence MFQTTQQSLQNYFSDATYPVYYYRYGVNDGMLTDEFNGGCSPAYAILANGYVSFPTIQGIVSFKPEMITALLPQEKISIDEIVVDTKVVTVSQLLNLQSDYRQLEVLFSTPYWGTGDNIWMDYKIEGRGQNWIPVKQNERRIVISNLPFGSYKLLIRKRSGFDSADWVQVILPLHVEPYFFQTSWFIGLVLLFLFGAFWLVTRLHARGMIRRNLRLEALIGVRTNELKLANRSLAVSEKNLQQSVTIKDKMIAILSHDIITPLRFIGLSAKLAKEQKQDDPQALAKTLGDIQNATVKLYDNASNILNWINLQNDRITVRSSHVPVFALVHELFEMLSELADVKDTQLLNTVSEDDIINTDPQLLSIVLTNVISNAIKHTRKGTILLLAIDEITQYKIQVIDNGEGIPKEILDRINNPSGEQLLKSGFSENDFGGSGLGYLLLRDLLPLINGSYEVKSEPLQGTSVQITIKPLN from the coding sequence TTGTTCCAAACGACACAGCAAAGTCTGCAGAATTATTTCTCAGATGCAACTTACCCGGTATATTATTACAGGTATGGAGTGAATGACGGCATGCTTACAGACGAATTCAACGGAGGGTGTTCACCTGCTTATGCGATATTGGCAAACGGTTATGTTTCATTTCCTACTATACAGGGAATAGTGTCATTTAAGCCGGAGATGATCACAGCGTTGCTTCCACAGGAAAAAATCAGCATTGATGAAATCGTTGTGGATACTAAGGTTGTAACAGTTAGCCAATTGTTAAATCTTCAAAGTGATTACCGGCAGTTGGAGGTCCTTTTTTCCACACCGTATTGGGGCACAGGAGATAACATCTGGATGGATTATAAAATAGAGGGAAGAGGACAGAACTGGATACCCGTTAAGCAGAATGAACGCCGGATTGTAATTTCAAATCTGCCATTCGGAAGTTACAAGCTGCTGATCAGAAAGCGGTCGGGCTTTGATTCAGCCGATTGGGTGCAGGTAATTTTGCCTTTACATGTTGAACCGTATTTCTTTCAGACATCATGGTTCATCGGACTTGTTTTGCTTTTCCTGTTCGGTGCATTTTGGCTGGTAACACGGCTTCATGCAAGAGGCATGATCAGAAGAAACCTGCGGCTGGAAGCGCTTATCGGCGTTCGTACCAACGAATTGAAACTTGCCAACAGGAGCCTCGCGGTATCAGAAAAAAATCTGCAGCAATCGGTCACTATTAAAGATAAAATGATAGCTATTCTTTCACATGATATCATTACACCGCTCCGCTTTATCGGACTCTCTGCAAAATTGGCAAAAGAACAGAAACAGGATGATCCACAGGCGCTGGCTAAAACATTAGGAGATATTCAGAATGCAACTGTTAAACTTTACGACAATGCTTCCAACATTCTGAACTGGATTAACCTCCAGAACGATCGCATTACTGTAAGATCCTCGCATGTACCTGTATTTGCCCTTGTTCACGAATTATTTGAAATGCTCAGTGAATTGGCTGATGTAAAGGATACGCAACTGTTGAATACCGTTTCTGAAGACGATATAATTAATACTGACCCGCAATTGCTTTCTATTGTGCTGACCAATGTAATTTCCAATGCAATTAAACACACCCGGAAGGGCACCATTCTTTTATTGGCCATTGATGAAATAACACAATACAAAATTCAGGTGATCGACAATGGAGAAGGTATTCCGAAAGAAATACTTGATCGTATCAATAATCCATCAGGCGAGCAGTTGTTGAAAAGCGGTTTTTCCGAAAACGATTTTGGTGGTAGTGGACTTGGCTACCTCTTACTCCGCGACTTATTGCCATTAATCAATGGCAGTTATGAAGTAAAAAGTGAACCGCTGCAAGGTACTTCTGTGCAAATCACTATAAAACCCCTCAACTGA